The Candidatus Peregrinibacteria bacterium genome segment AGAATCTTTTCTTATATGTTCTGCTTTGAATAGTATGACTGCTCTCGGAATGCCAAAAAGTTACAAAATAGTATGAAAACCTTAGAAAAAGAAAATTGCTCTTTCCTGAGTCTCTATATTATGATTTGTGCAACAAAGCCAAGTGGAAGCGCTAAAAATTCTCGGAGAACTGGTTTCATGGGATCTTCTCTCTTCAACTTCCGAGGGATCATTGCCATTTCAAGATGTCAGTGCAGATGAATGGTACAGCCGATATCTTCTTTATGCTGTAGAAAAAAACATCATCGACGATTCGGGAAACTTCTTTGAACCGGCAAAACCAATTACCCGTGGAAAAATGGCGGAATATATTTACCGCGATTATGTCGTTCGGGAAACAGGAGATGCATATGACGTGAAATATGACGCACAATTTATTGGTGGAGGATCATCAGGAACTCCTTCTGCTGATTGTACAAATGCCGATATCGCACAAAGTATGCTCTACGACCAAGTTATTGCAAATGATCCGAAAAAAGATTTTTTTGCGCTCTACCGAAAAAAAGATCCGGTGCGAAAAAGAGATTATTTTCAGGTATTTACAGATGATTCCAAATCAGGAATAGTGGAAAATGTTTCCGAAAAATCATGGTTTTTTTGGCTCGATACAGCGCCAAATACAAAGTTCGGACATGACACCAAAATGATGACGGTAAATTTTAATGGCTGTACAATTTCGCAAAATTCTTCGTTTTTATGGCCAATTGTAGATGGAAAAGAACTCTGGAATACCGACACAGAAAGAACTAATACAAAGGATCTGACCTACGTCGGAACAAAAGCAGGACTTGCTCCGCAGGCATCACTTCCTAGTCCCGTAATGAAACCCTGCAATGCACCAGCAGATTCCAAGAAGTTCGCACTCATTGTCTCTTTTGGAGAAGATCGATTCTTCAAACAAGATGCTGTAAATATGAACACATTTCTGTGTAATAAAGGGTATCAAACATCATATATCGATAATACTCCAGCAAATCCATTCACAGAAATCAGCAGACAACTCGATGTCATTTCGACCCTTTCCACAAGAAATGGCGGAAACAAAGCATTTTTCTTTTATGTCACATCACACGGCATGCAGCCTTCGGGAAATCTCGTTGTCAGAATGGAAAACGGAACGGATGCGGCAGGGAATCCGATTCAGAATGTGGTGACAATTCCCCTCCCTGATCTTGCCGAGACAATGAAGACGCACGGTTTTGAAACCATGAACAGCGAAGAATTTTCTCTCGTGCACGATACGTGTTATTCCGGAAATGTTGTGCCACTGTATGAACAAAAAGCTGCCGCTCTCGCAAAAACAATTGTCGGTTGGGTGAGCGCATCTTCTCAGTCGAATCAAGAAAGTATTGGAGATTCAAATACTGGATCGTATCATACGAATACTCTTCTCCATTGCATCGAGAATTCTCTTCCCTACGCGAGTTTTGCAAAGTGTGTCGACGGA includes the following:
- a CDS encoding S-layer homology domain-containing protein; this translates as MQQSQVEALKILGELVSWDLLSSTSEGSLPFQDVSADEWYSRYLLYAVEKNIIDDSGNFFEPAKPITRGKMAEYIYRDYVVRETGDAYDVKYDAQFIGGGSSGTPSADCTNADIAQSMLYDQVIANDPKKDFFALYRKKDPVRKRDYFQVFTDDSKSGIVENVSEKSWFFWLDTAPNTKFGHDTKMMTVNFNGCTISQNSSFLWPIVDGKELWNTDTERTNTKDLTYVGTKAGLAPQASLPSPVMKPCNAPADSKKFALIVSFGEDRFFKQDAVNMNTFLCNKGYQTSYIDNTPANPFTEISRQLDVISTLSTRNGGNKAFFFYVTSHGMQPSGNLVVRMENGTDAAGNPIQNVVTIPLPDLAETMKTHGFETMNSEEFSLVHDTCYSGNVVPLYEQKAAALAKTIVGWVSASSQSNQESIGDSNTGSYHTNTLLHCIENSLPYASFAKCVDGEAQKNLGADYATATPIIEKLTPATDDVVPFLP